From the genome of Henckelia pumila isolate YLH828 unplaced genomic scaffold, ASM3356847v2 CTG_601:::fragment_2:::debris, whole genome shotgun sequence, one region includes:
- the LOC140873449 gene encoding lipoxygenase 6, chloroplastic, with protein MMEMLKAHVQAQSFNLRRLGIDPGAGKHWRPAGKVDIFSGSRPRVILGPVKAVISSGDSKSKSRVGTTDKHWENDGSLASSSSSEGINVRAVIKIRKKMKQKLTDRMEDQWEALMNGMGRGISIQLISEDIDPETKSRKSVESFVRGWLPKLSDSPYVVEYGADLTVPRDFGDPGAILVTNHHDKEFLLMEILVHGFSNGPIFFHSDTWIHSRKDNPQSRIIFKNQAYLPSHTPAGIRDLRSEDLISLRGSKERERKLHDRIYDYDNYNDLGNPDKSKDLARPVFGTKEWPYPRRCRTGRKPTKTDPYTETRIEKPHPVYVPRDETFEEIKQNSFSAGRLKALFHNLIPLIAATLSSSDVPFTNFSDLDKLYFDGVVLKDEEELQGKTNKLNNVMRQMFTVGDKLLKYDIPAIIKRDRFSWLRDMEFARQALAGVNPVTIELLKELPILSKLDPATYGHPESAITKELIERELRDVSVEEAIKDMKLFILDYHDILLPFIEKINSLPDRKAYASRTVFYYTPDGILNPIIIELSLPPTASSPRNKYVFTHGHDATTHWIWKLAKAHVCSNDAGVHQLVYHWLKTHACVEPYIIATHRQLSSMHPVYKLLHPHMRYTMEINALARQNLINGGGVIEACFSPGKYAMEISSTAYKNLWRFDMESLPADLLGRGIAVEDPSVPGGVKLVIEDYPYAADGLLIWSAIKEMVESYVEHYYSEPNSITSDIELQAWWNDIKNEGHPNKKNEPWWPNLMTQDDLSGILSTIIWTASGQHAAVNFGQYPFGGYPPNRPTLMRKLIPRVGDAEYEKFLKDPEYAFMTSLPTQLQATKVMAVQDALSTHSPDEEYINELHRIHSLPHTDPEVQKLFEAFRVKLDEIERIIHQRNKNVNLKNRCGAGVPPYELFLPSSTPGVTGRGIPNSISI; from the exons ATGATGGAG atGTTGAAAGCTCACGTACAAGCGCAATCATTTAATCTCCGGCGACTCGGAATCGATCCCGGCGCCGGGAAACACTGGAGACCAGCTGGGAAAGTCGATATCTTTTCTGGGTCCCGGCCAAGGGTGATTCTTGGACCTGTTAAGGCAGTGATCAGCAGTGGGGATAGCAAGTCTAAGTCTCGTGTGGGAACAACAGATAAGCATTGGGAGAATGATGGGTCTTTGGCATCTTCTTCGAGCAGTGAAGGAATAAATGTGAGGGCGGTGATCAAAATAAGGAAGAAGATGAAACAGAAGTTGACTGATAGGATGGAAGATCAGTGGGAAGCTTTAATGAATGGAATGGGTAGAGGAATCTCAATTCAGCTCATCAGCGAGGATATTGATCCTG AGACCAAATCAAGAAAGAGTGTTGAGTCTTTTGTAAGGGGTTGGCTGCCAAAGCTATCAGACAGTCCCTATGTTGTCGAGTATGGTGCTGATTTGACAGTTCCACGTGATTTCGGAGATCCTGGAGCTATTCTCGTTACAAATCACCATGACAAAGAGTTTCTCTTGATGGAAATTTTGGTTCATGGATTCAGCAACGGTCCCATATTCTTCCACTCTGACACATGGATCCATTCAAGAAAAGATAATCCTCAGAGTAGGATTATATTCAAGAATCAG GCATATCTGCCTTCTCATACCCCAGCTGGCATTAGAGATCTTCGAAGTGAAGATTTAATAAGTCTTCGTGGGAGCAAGGAACGGGAGAGGAAACTTCATGATCGAATTTATGATTATGATAATTACAATGATTTGGGTAATCCTGATAAGAGTAAAGATTTAGCCAGGCCGGTGTTTGGTACAAAAGAATGGCCTTATCCCAGACGATGTCGAACTGGTAGAAAACCAACTAAAACAG ATCCTTACACCGAGACAAGAATCGAAAAACCACATCCAGTTTATGTTCCTCGAGATGAAACATTTGAGGAGATCAAGCAGAACTCATTTTCAGCTGGAAGGTTGAAGGCGTTGTTCCACAACCTGATACCATTAATTGCTGCTACATTATCAAGTTCGGATGTTCCTTTCACCAACTTTTCTGACTTAGATAAGCTGTATTTTGATGGTGTTGTCTTGAAAGACGAAGAGGAGTTACAAGGGAAAACGAATAAGCTGAACAATGTAATGAGGCAAATGTTCACTGTTGGTGACAAGCTACTGAAGTATGATATACCAGCCATTATAAAGC GAGACAGATTTTCATGGCTGCGTGATATGGAGTTCGCTCGTCAAGCTTTAGCTGGGGTGAACCCTGTTACTATTGAGTTGTTAAAG GAACTTCCAATTTTGAGTAAACTAGATCCTGCAACATACGGCCATCCAGAGTCCGCTATCACCAAGGAATTGATAGAGAGAGAACTTCGTGACGTATCTGTAGAAGAG GCTATCAAGGACATGAAACTGTTTATACTTGATTATCATGACATACTGTTGCCATTCATAGAGAAGATAAACTCCTTACCAGATAGAAAAGCTTATGCGTCAAGAACAGTATTCTACTATACCCCCGATGGCATTCTCAATCCAATTATCATCGAGCTTTCACTTCCTCCTACAGCTTCATCGCCTAGGAACAAGTATGTTTTCACTCATGGACATGATGCTACTACTCACTGGATTTGGAAGCTAGCCAAAGCACATGTTTGTTCAAATGATGCAGGAGTCCATCAACTAGTTTATCACTG GCTGAAGACTCACGCATGTGTGGAACCTTATATAATTGCTACACATAGGCAGCTTAGCTCAATGCATCCTGTGTATAAATTGCTTCATCCCCATATGCGATATACCATGGAAATAAATGCCCTTGCCAGgcaaaatttaataaatgggGGTGGAGTAATTGAAGCTTGTTTCAGCCCAGGAAAATATGCCATGGAAATAAGCTCAACTGCCTATAAAAATTTGTGGCGGTTTGACATGGAATCATTACCAGCGGATTTACTTGGAAG GGGTATAGCTGTTGAGGATCCATCAGTACCTGGTGGTGTCAAACTTGTGATTGAAGACTATCCTTACGCAGCAGATGGACTTCTTATTTGGTCTGCCATCAAAGAAATGGTGGAATCTTACGTTGAACACTACTACTCCGAGCCAAATTCCATCACATCTGACATCGAGCTTCAAGCGTGGTGGAATGATATCAAGAACGAGGGACACCCCAATAAAAAGAACGAGCCCTGGTGGCCAAATCTAATGACTCAAGATGATCTTTCGGGGATACTTTCAACGATCATTTGGACTGCTTCTGGCCAGCATGCAGCAGTAAACTTTGGACAATATCCATTCGGAGGGTACCCTCCTAACCGTCCCACACTCATGCGAAAACTTATCCCTCGAGTAGGTGATGCTGAGTATGAAAAATTCCTGAAGGATCCTGAATACGCGTTCATGACCTCATTGCCAACTCAACTTCAGGCAACTAAAGTTATGGCAGTACAGGACGCATTATCAACTCATTCTCCAGACGAAGAGTACATCAATGAGTTGCACCGGATTCACAGCCTCCCCCATACTGATCCTGAAGTTCAAAAACTTTTTGAAGCATTCCGTGTGAAACTAGATGAGATTGAAAGGATAATTCATCAAAGAAACAAGAACGTAAATTTGAAGAATAGATGTGGTGCTGGTGTTCCCCCGTACGAGTTGTTTTTGCCTTCTTCGACTCCTGGAGTAACTGGTCGAGGAATTCCTAATAGCATTTCCATCTAA
- the LOC140873472 gene encoding small ribosomal subunit protein uS2-like, with amino-acid sequence MATQQRALSSKEADIQMMLAAEVHLGTKNCDFQMERYVFKRRNDGIYIINVGRTWEKLQMAARVIVAIENPQDIIVQSARPYGQRAVLKFAQYTGAHAIAGRHTPGTFTNQLQTSFSEPRLLILTDPRTDHQPIKEAALYNIPTIAFCDTDSPMRHVDIGIPANNKGKHSIGCLFWLLARMVLQMRGVIAPGHKWDVMVDLFFYREPEESKEQQEEEIPALPDYADYSAAAAGADWSSGQIPDSQWTPDMVGTMPPVASGWSADAGAADGWDAAAAPPLAAPPAVDVVPAVVASGWE; translated from the exons ATGGCGACTCAGCAAAGGGCATTGTCTTCAAAGGAGGCGGATATACAGATGATGCTGGCCGCCGAAGTTCATCTCGGCACCAAAAACTGTGATTTTCAGATGGAGCGTTACGTATTTAAGCGCCGCAACGACG GAATTTACATCATCAACGTTGGACGAACTTGGGAAAAACTTCAAATGGCTGCCAGAGTTATTGTTGCTATTGAGAATCCTCAAGACATAATTGTTCAGTCTGCCAGACCATATGGTCAGAGAGCTGTCCTCAAATTTGCGCAATATACTGGTGCTCATGCAATTGCTGGTCGACACACCCCTGGAACTTTCACCAATCAGCTTCAGACTTCATTCAGTGAACCTAGGCTTCTGATTCTCACTGACCCTAGAACCGATCATCAG CCTATCAAAGAAGCTGCTCTGTATAATATCCCCACCATAGCTTTCTGTGACACTGACTCTCCAATGCGTCATGTCGATATTGGTATCCCTGCCAATAACAAGGGAAAACACAGCATTGGCTGTCTTTTTTGGCTCTTGGCTAGGATGGTTCTCCAGATGCGAGGTGTGATTGCGCCTGGTCACAAATGGGATGTCATG GTTGATCTATTTTTCTACCGGGAGCCCGAGGAATCCAAGGAACAACAGGAGGAGGAGATTCCAGCTCTCCCCGATTATGCTGATTATTCAGCTGCTGCAGCTGGAGCTGATTGGTCCAGTGGTCAGATTCCAGATTCTCAATGGACTCCCGATATGGTTGGTACCATGCCACCAGTTGCAAGTGGTTGGAGTGCTGATGCGG GTGCCGCTGATGGATGGGATGCAGCTGCTGCCCCACCCTTGGCTGCTCCTCCAGCCGTCGACGTAGTACCTGCTGTTGTTGCCAGTGGCTGGGAGTAG
- the LOC140873494 gene encoding uncharacterized protein isoform X2, whose protein sequence is MRVLKYFLWRLPSKILNSGISLLNMETSPNTETMAKRRRPLHTCGASILAIGHNALTKAQDFDEPLGSMAKRAVSFFDTFFPFTYTILYQWLAMLSFMDDHILTVEHAVELVFPPSKCLFDKMDVLVCDAEVLPEKFDDILRRVVENVTSGKEKRVGASCNGVEAKEACCLNEKANTWEKGIEESSKLKNFQEMETSDERLDDENSPMFKSAVSSPIPESDEFGINGMSKSNSYMKCTYKEMLESGDKGRW, encoded by the exons ATGAGAGTTCTCAAGTATTTCCTTTGGAGGCTTCCTAGCAAGATCTTGAATTCTGGGATTTCTCTATTGAATATG GAGACAAGTCCAAATACGGAAACGATGGCCAAACGACGCCGTCCTCTGCACACTTGTGGGGCATCAATCTTAGCAATCGGCCACAATGCATTAACAAAAGCACAAGATTTTGATGAACCGTTGGGATCAATGGCAAAAAGAGCAGTGTCATTCTTTGACACGTTCTTCCCTTTCACATACACCATACTCTATCAATGGCTAGCAATGCTATCTTTCATGGATGATCACATCCTCACCGTTGAGCATGCAGTGGAGTTGGTGTTCCCTCCATCCAAGTGTCTCTTTGATAAGATGGATGTTCTTGTTTGCGATGCAGAAGTTTTACCGGAGaaatttgatgatattctgaGAAGAGTAGTTG AGAATGTTACAAGTGGAAAAGAGAAGAGGGTTGGTGCTAGTTGCAATGGCGTTGAGGCAAAAGAAGCCTGTTGTTTGAATGAAAAGGCTAATACATGGGAAAAAGGGATAGAAGAATCTTCAAAGTTGAAGAATTTTCAAGAAATGGAGACATCAGATGAGAGATTGGATGATGAAAATTCTCCAATGTTTAAGTCAGCAGTTTCATCTCCAATTCCGGAGAGCGATGAATTTGGGATAAACGGTATGAGCAAATCAAATTCTTATATGAAGTGCACGTACAAGGAAATGCTCGAGAGTGGGGACAAGGGAAGATGGTGA
- the LOC140873457 gene encoding NADH dehydrogenase [ubiquinone] flavoprotein 1, mitochondrial isoform X1: MAHIKSILSLQRTALVQRSSENWGLATRFFSTTQAATTSATPQPPPPPPPPEKTHFGGLKDEDRIFTNVYGIHDPFLKGAMKRGDWYRTKDLVLKGADWIVNEMKKSGLRGRGGAGFPSGLKWSFMPKTSDGRPSYLVVNADESEPGTCKDREIMRHDPHKLLEGCLIAGVGMRASAAYIYIRGEYVNERKNLEKARKEAYEAGFLGKNACGSGYDFDVHIHFGAGAYICGEETALLESLEGKQGKPRLKPPFPANAGLYGCPTTVTNVETVAVSPTILRRGPEWFASFGRKNNSGTKLFCISGHVNKPCTVEEEMSIPLRELLERHCGGVRGGWDNLLAVIPGGSSVPLLPKNICEDVLMDFDALKAVQSGLGTAAVIVMDKSTDVVDAIARLSYFYKHESCGQCTPCREGTGWLWMIMERLKVGNAKLEEIDMLQEVTKQIEGHTICALGDAAAWPVQGLIRHFRPELERRIRERADRELQQAAAA, from the exons ATG GCACATATAAAGAGCATTCTTTCTCTGCAAAGAACTGCTTTGGTTCAGAGGTCCAGCGAAAATTGGGGCCTGGCAACCAGATTTTTCAGTACCACCCAGGCTGCAACAACTTCTGCTACCCCACAGcctcctccacctccacctcctccAGAAAAAACCCACTTTGGTGGCCTTAAAGACGAGGATCGCATTTTTACAAATGTATATGGCATACACGATCCTTTTCTCAAAGGCGCCATGAAACGTGGAGACTGGTATCGGACAAAAGATCTGGTGCTCAAGGGTGCTGATTGGATCGTCAACGAAATGAAGAAATCTGGTCTTCGTGGACGTGGTGGAGCTGGTTTTCCTTCTGGTCTTAAATGGTCCTTTATGCCCAAGACTTCTGATGGCCGCCCATCATATCTTGTTGTTAATGCCGATGAAAGTGAACCTGGAACATGCAAAGATAGAGAAATCATGCGCCACGATCCACACAAATTACTTGAAGGTTGTCTGATTGCTGGAGTAGGAATGAGGGCATCAGCTGCGTATATTTACATTCGAGGTGAATATGTTAATGAAAGGAAGAACCTTGAGAAGGCCAGGAAAGAAGCTTATGAAGCTGGATTTTTAGGGAAGAATGCCTGTGGATCGGGTTATGATTTTGACGTGCATATCCACTTTGGAGCTGGGGCTTACATTTGTGGTGAAGAGACAGCTCTTCTGGAGAGCCTCGAGGGTAAGCAAGGAAAACCTAGGTTGAAGCCACCCTTTCCAGCCAATGCAGGACTATACGGCTGCCCCACTACTGTTACAAATGTCGAAACAGTGGCTGTTTCACCCACCATACTAAGGCGTGGACCTGAATGGTTTGCCAGTTTTGGAAGGAAAAACAATTCTGGAACAAAACTCTTTTGCATCTCCGGCCACGTAAACAAGCCTTGCACAGTTGAAGAGGAGATGAGTATACCATTGAGAGAGCTCCTAGAGCGACACTGCGGAGGTGTTCGGGGTGGATGGGACAACTTACTCGCTGTTATACCTGGTGGCTCGTCAGTTCCATTACTCCCCAAGAACATATGTGAGGATGTGCTCATGGATTTTGATGCACTCAAGGCTGTTCAGTCGGGATTGGGAACTGCTGCTGTGATTGTGATGGATAAGTCAACTGATGTAGTAGACGCAATAGCGCGACTTTCTTACTTCTACAAGCATGAGAGTTGTGGTCAGTGTACGCCTTGCAGAGAGGGCACGGGGTGGCTCTGGATGATCATGGAGAGATTGAAGGTGGGAAATGCGAAATTGGAGGAGATCGACATGCTTCAGGAGGTGACCAAGCAAATTGAAGGCCACACAATCTGTGCCTTGGGTGATGCTGCTGCTTGGCCGGTTCAGGGGCTTATCAGGCACTTTAGACCAGAACTTGAAAGAAGGATCAGGGAGCGAGCTGATAGAGAGTTGCAACAGGCTGCTGCTGCTTAA
- the LOC140873451 gene encoding LOW QUALITY PROTEIN: F-box/kelch-repeat protein At1g67480 (The sequence of the model RefSeq protein was modified relative to this genomic sequence to represent the inferred CDS: substituted 1 base at 1 genomic stop codon), whose protein sequence is KVNRTRTTTPGIPGIFTIGNNAKLQRLNIKNQILQSYFENIQRKIRILIRLTNSGLLRTQTHQLPQMPGPVLAGFGVVVLNGKLLVIAGYSVVDGTQSVLTDVHQYDSCLNSWSKLASMNVARCDFGCAEVNGAVYVVGGCGQDGDSLLCAEIYDPDTDXWTVIESMRRPRWGCFACGFEGKLYVMGGRSSFTIGNSRFVDVYSPERHTWCQIKNGCVMVTAHAAVGKKLYCMEWKNERRLAIFNPTDNSWKMVPVPVAGSMSIGFRFGILDGKLLLFSLQEDPGYHTLLYDPNATPGSEWQTSELKPSGSCLCSVTIKA, encoded by the exons AAGGTAAATAGAACAAGAACAACTACGCCGGGCATTCCCGGGATATTTACAATTGGAAATAATGCTAAGCTCCAAAGGCTAAATATCAAAAACCAAATACTTCAATCATACTTCGAAAACATACAACGCAAAATAAGAATCTTAATACGTCTAACCAATTCTGGATTGTTACGGACGCAAACACATCAACTCCCACAAATGCCTGGTCCTGTCCTAGCGGGCTTTGGCGTGGTTGTTCTCAATGGAAAACTTCTTGTTATTGCTGGCTACTCTGTGGTTGATGGAACTCAATCTGTTTTAACAGATGTTCATCAATATGATTCTTGCCTCAACAG CTGGAGCAAATTAGCTAGCATGAATGTAGCGCGGTGTGACTTTGGTTGTGCTGAGGTGAATGGTGCAGTATATGTTGTTGGAGGATGTGGGCAGGATGGAGACTCTCTCTTATGTGCTGAGATTTATGACCCTGATACAGACTAGTGGACTGTGATAGAGAGTATGCGGCGCCCAAGGTGGGGATGTTTTGCCTGTGGCTTCGAGGGGAAGCTCTATGTTATGGGAGGTAGGTCGAGTTTCACCATTGGAAACTCGAGGTTTGTTGATGTCTATAGCCCTGAGAGGCACACATGGTGCCAGATAAAAAACGGCTGTGTTATGGTTACTGCTCATGCAGCGGTAGGCAAGAAGCTGTATTGCATGGAATGGAAAAACGAGCGTAGACTTGCTATATTCAACCCCACGGACAACTCATGGAAGATGGTTCCTGTTCCTGTTGCAGGAAGCATGAGTATTGGATTTCGATTTGGAATATTGGATGGGAAGCTTTTGTTGTTTTCGCTGCAGGAGGATCCTGGATACCATACTTTGTTGTATGATCCCAATGCCACCCCGGGATCCGAATGGCAGACATCAGAGTTAAAGCCATCGGGGTCGTGCTTATGCAGTGTCACAATCAAAGCTTGA
- the LOC140873456 gene encoding urease has translation MKLSPREVDKLMLHNAGALAQKRLARGLRLNHPESVALLASQILEFVRDGDKSVVELMDLGRQLLGRRQVLPSVHYLLHTVQVEGTFRDGTKLITIHDPISSENGNLELALHGSFLPVPSVDRFPEVSYAKIPGELIAKPGQILINSGRKCIVLKVTNTGDRPIQVGSHYHFIEVNPYLVFDRRKAYGMRLNIPAGTATRFEPGDSKSVTLVRIGGTQVIRGGNGIAGGMVDETKTTEVMKTVHEGGFGDLEETNAIEGLIEEGSPFSHSMHRETYANMYGPTTGDKIRLGDTDLLAEIERDSTTYGDECVFGGGKVLRDGMGQACGYSSLDCLDTVITNVVIVDYTGIFKADIGIKDGNIASLGKAGNPDIMNGVLSNMIIGVNTEVIAGEGMIITAGAIDCHVHFICPQLAFEAITSGITTLVGGGTGPADGTRATTCTPAPFHMKLMLQSTDNLPLNFGFTGKGNTAKAEGLHEVIKAGAMGLKLHEDWGTTPAAIDRCLSVAEEYDVQVNIHTDTLNESGFVEHSIAAFKGRTIHAYHSEGAGGGHAPDIIKVCGVKNVLPSSTNPTRPFTHNTIDEHLDMLMVCHHLDKDIREDVAFAESRIRAETIAAEDILHDMGAISIISSDSQAMGRIGEVICRTWQTAHKMKVVRGQIDTTSENDNSRIKRYIAKYTINPAIACGFSDFVGSVEVGKLADLVLWKPSFFGVKPEMVIKGGTIAWSDMGDPNASIPTPEPVTMRPMFGAFGKAGSANSISFVSKVALDSGVKELYGLDKRVEAVGNVRKLTKLDMKLNDALPDITVDPETYTVTANGEVLTCTAADVLPLSRNYFLF, from the exons ATGAAATTGTCACCCAGAGAAGTGGACAAACTGATGCTCCATAATGCTGGAGCATTAGCCCAGAAGCGTTTGGCTCGCGGATTAAGACTCAATCACCCTGAATCTGTTGCTCTTTTGGCATCTCAG ATCTTGGAATTTGTGCGCGATGGTGATAAGAGTGTTGTGGAGTTGATGGATCTTGGGAGGCAGTTGTTGGGAAG AAGACAAGTTCTCCCATCTGTTCATTATCTTCTGCATACGGTTCAG GTCGAGGGAACTTTTCGTGATGGGACAAAGTTGATCACAATCCATGATCCTATATCAAGTGAAAACGGAAATCTGGAGCTGGCTTTACATGGCTCCTTTCTTCCAG TTCCTTCTGTGGACAGGTTTCCGGAAGTTTCATATGCTAAAATTCCTGGTGAATTAATAGCTAAGCCAGGTCAAATTTTAATCAACTCCGGAAGAAAATGCATAGTTCTCAAAGTTACTAACACGGGAGACAGGCCAATTCAG GTCGGGAGTCATTATCACTTTATTGAGGTCAATCCATATTTGGTTTTCGATCGGAGGAAAGCATATGGCATGCGGTTAAATATACCAGCTGGGACAGCTACACGTTTTGAG CCAGGGGACTCCAAAAGTGTTACTCTTGTCAGGATTGGAGGTACACAAGTTATCAGGGGAGGAAATGGAATTGCTGGTGGTATGGTGGATGAGACCAAAACTACTGAAGTGATGAAAACTGTACATGAAGGAGGATTTGGTGATCTGGAGGAAACAAATGCCAT AGAAGGTCTCATTGAAGAAGGATCTCCTTTTTCGCATTCAATGCACCGTGAAACCTATGCTAATATGTATGGCCCCACCACTGGTGACAAAATTCGGCTTGGAGACACTGATTTACTTGCAGAAATTGAAAGAGATTCTACCACCTATGGGGATGAGTGTGTATTTGGTGGTGGAAAAGTTCTGAGAGATGGAATGGGACAAGCTTGTGGATATTCTTCATTGGATTGTTTGGATACTGTTATTACAAATGTCGTGATAGTTGATTATACGGGAATCTTTAAGGCTGATATAGGCATTAAAGATGGTAATATTGCTTCTCTTGGAAAAGCAGGCAATCCAGATATCATGAACGGAGTCCTGAGCAATATGATAATAGGA GTAAATACTGAGGTTATCGCCGGAGAAGGAATGATTATTACCGCAGGAGCTATAGATTGTCATGTGCATTTCATATGCCCTCAATTGGCATTTGAAGCAATAACAAGTG GCATCACGACATTGGTGGGAGGTGGTACAGGGCCTGCTGATGGAACTCGTGCTACTACTTGTACACCAGCACCATTTCACATGAAActaatgttgcaatcaacagaCAATTTACCCCTCAATTTCGGTTTCACAGGAAAA GGAAACACAGCCAAAGCAGAAGGCTTACATGAAGTAATCAAGGCTGGTGCGATGGGATTAAAGCTTCATGAGGACTGGGGAACAACTCCAGCAGCAATTGATAGATGTTTGTCTGTTGCTGAAGAATATGATGTTCAG GTCAATATCCATACGGACACATTAAATGAATCTGGGTTTGTTGAGCATAGTATTGCAGCATTTAAAGGTCGAACCATTCACGCTTATCACAG TGAAGGCGCAGGTGGTGGTCATGCTCCAGATATAATCAAAGTTTGTGGCGTAAAAAATGTTCTCCCCTCATCAACTAATCCTACACGCCCATTTACTCACAATACGATTGATGAGCATCTTGACATGCTT ATGGTCTGCCATCACCTTGACAAGGATATCAGAGAGGACGTCGCTTTTGCTGAGTCACGAATCCGTGCTGAAACGATAGCTGCAGAAGATATATTGCATGATATGGGTGCCATTAGTATCATATCTTCCGATTCGCAGGCCATGGGTCGTATAGGAGAG GTAATTTGCAGAACTTGGCAAACTGCTCATAAAATGAAAGTAGTGAGAGGGCAAATTGACACCACTTCAGAAAATGATAATTCGAGGATCAAGAGATACATTGCAAAGTACACAATCAATCCTGCCATAGCTTGTGGATTTTCTGATTTTGTTGGTTCAGTTGAG GTGGGAAAGTTGGCTGATCTTGTTTTGTGGAAGCCCTCATTCTTTGGTGTTAAGCCAGAAATGGTGATAAAAGGTGGAACTATAGCATGGTCTGACATGGGAGATCCAAATGCTAGCATCCCAACTCCAGAACCG GTGACCATGAGGCCAATGTTTGGAGCATTTGGGAAAGCTGGGAGTGCCAATTCAATTTCTTTCGTCAGCAAG GTGGCTCTAGACTCCGGAGTGAAAGAGCTATACGGACTTGATAAACGGGTGGAAGCCGTTGGCAATGTAAGGAAGCTCACAAAGCTTGACATGAAGCTCAACGACGCCCTTCCAGACATCACAGTTGATCCAGAGACATACACGGTGACAGCAAATGGAGAGGTTCTTACCTGCACAGCAGCTGACGTCCTTCCCCTCTCTCGAAATTACTTCCTTTTCTAG
- the LOC140873494 gene encoding uncharacterized protein isoform X1, translating to MRVLKYFLWRLPSKILNSGISLLNMETSPNTETMAKRRRPLHTCGASILAIGHNALTKAQDFDEPLGSMAKRAVSFFDTFFPFTYTILYQWLAMLSFMDDHILTVEHAVELVFPPSKCLFDKMDVLVCDAEVLPEKFDDILRRVVGMIMHKFPFLDWVIGLVISWLHFLVSTLNLWGSKENVTSGKEKRVGASCNGVEAKEACCLNEKANTWEKGIEESSKLKNFQEMETSDERLDDENSPMFKSAVSSPIPESDEFGINGMSKSNSYMKCTYKEMLESGDKGRW from the exons ATGAGAGTTCTCAAGTATTTCCTTTGGAGGCTTCCTAGCAAGATCTTGAATTCTGGGATTTCTCTATTGAATATG GAGACAAGTCCAAATACGGAAACGATGGCCAAACGACGCCGTCCTCTGCACACTTGTGGGGCATCAATCTTAGCAATCGGCCACAATGCATTAACAAAAGCACAAGATTTTGATGAACCGTTGGGATCAATGGCAAAAAGAGCAGTGTCATTCTTTGACACGTTCTTCCCTTTCACATACACCATACTCTATCAATGGCTAGCAATGCTATCTTTCATGGATGATCACATCCTCACCGTTGAGCATGCAGTGGAGTTGGTGTTCCCTCCATCCAAGTGTCTCTTTGATAAGATGGATGTTCTTGTTTGCGATGCAGAAGTTTTACCGGAGaaatttgatgatattctgaGAAGAGTAGTTGGTATGATTATGCATAAATTCCCGTTTCTTGATTGGGTTATTGGTCTTGTAATTTCATGGTTGCATTTTCTTGTTTCTACTTTGAATCTCTGGGGATCAAAAGAGAATGTTACAAGTGGAAAAGAGAAGAGGGTTGGTGCTAGTTGCAATGGCGTTGAGGCAAAAGAAGCCTGTTGTTTGAATGAAAAGGCTAATACATGGGAAAAAGGGATAGAAGAATCTTCAAAGTTGAAGAATTTTCAAGAAATGGAGACATCAGATGAGAGATTGGATGATGAAAATTCTCCAATGTTTAAGTCAGCAGTTTCATCTCCAATTCCGGAGAGCGATGAATTTGGGATAAACGGTATGAGCAAATCAAATTCTTATATGAAGTGCACGTACAAGGAAATGCTCGAGAGTGGGGACAAGGGAAGATGGTGA